The following coding sequences lie in one Silene latifolia isolate original U9 population chromosome 5, ASM4854445v1, whole genome shotgun sequence genomic window:
- the LOC141654877 gene encoding uncharacterized protein LOC141654877 — protein MAPEAKSTFHPALAVNNITNHIPIKLGMDNDQYPLWVALFTNHAKSNRVLHHIVEPKVAVTGPVTNDEKELWETLDATVLQWIYSTITTELLETIIEAESTAMEAWQRIADIFQDNANSRAVTLEQEFSHVEMADFSSVSAYCQRLKSLADQLKNVGSPVSDNRLVLQLVSGLSPAYHNVGTIIRQKSPLPAFYRARSMLTLEEAGLAKQAATTSSEALYARGGVDSDNGGQSSKGSGSGNGKGGRDNGSGGKKKGKGGKGGKGQSTPAAAPATSTPAAPQQWSGGYGPWQWPSAPWGYPPCPYPSSPWVMRPTYTPRPQQGILGPRPQAYVAADGSQPSQTDIEAAMYTLGLTPPEPWVMDTGATSHMTANPGILSSFINSSFNNGIVVGNGHSIPIRGHGHTSLNKPHPPFILKNVLVAPKLVKNLISVRKFTTDNMVD, from the coding sequence ATGGCCCCTGAAGCAAAGTCGACTTTTCACCCGGCTCTTGCAGTGAACAATATCACGAATCACATTCCTATCAAACTCGGAATGGATAACGATCAATACCCTCTTTGGGTGGCATTGTTCACAAATCATGCCAAATCCAATCGAGTGCTTCACCATATAGTCGAACCTAAGGTCGCCGTCACCGGCCCTGTCACGAACGACGAAAAGGAGTTGTGGGAAACGCTCGATGCCACGGTGTTGCAATGGATCTACTCCACCATCACCACCGAACTCTTGGAGACTATCATCGAAGCCGAGTCTACGGCTATGGAGGCTTGGCAACGTATTGCTGATATTTTCCAAGACAACGCGAATTCCAGGGCGGTTACGCTCGAGCAGGAATTTTCGCACGTCGAAATGGCGGATTTTTCCTCTGTTTCGGCATACTGTCAAAGGCTCAAATCTTTGGCGGACCAACTGAAGAATGTCGGATCTCCCGTATCTGATAATCGTCTGGTTCTTCAATTGGTTTCCGGTCTATCTCCGGCATATCATAATGTAGGGACTATAATTCGACAAAAGTCCCCTCTACCTGCCTTCTATCGTGCTCGATCCATGTTGACGCTCGAAGAGGCAGGGCTTGCTAAACAGGCTGCTACGACTTCATCGGAGGCTCTTTATGCTCGTGGTGGAGTTGATAGCGATAATGGAGGGCAATCGTCGAAGGGTTCTGGATCTGGGAACGGCAAGGGTGGCCGCGACAATGGTTCTGGTGGGAAGAAAAAGGGCAAAGGCGGGAAAGGCGGCAAGGGACAATCTACTCCAGCCGCTGCTCCAGCCACTTCGACTCCTGCCGCACCACAACAGTGGTCAGGAGGATACGGGCCGTGGCAGTGGCCGTCGGCTCCTTGGGGTTATCCACCTTGTCCGTATCCGTCTAGCCCGTGGGTTATGCGACCCACTTATACACCTCGGCCTCAGCAAGGGATCTTGGGTCCTCGTCCTCAGGCGTATGTAGCTGCTGATGGATCACAACCGTCTCAAACTGACATTGAGGCGGCCATGTATACTCTCGGACTCACCCCACCCGAACCATGGGTCATGGACACGGGTGCTACGTCTCATATGACGGCGAATCCAGGTATTCTATCGTCTTTTATTAATTCGAGCTTTAATAATGGCATTGTAGTCGGAAATGGTCACTCAATCCCGATTCGTGGTCACGGTCACACTTCCTTAAACAAACCACACCCTCCTTTCATCTTAAAAAACGTCCTAGTTGCCCCCAAATTAGTCAAAAACTTAATTTCCGTTAGAAAATTCACCACCGATAATATGGTCGATTGA